The Ornithodoros turicata isolate Travis unplaced genomic scaffold, ASM3712646v1 Chromosome24, whole genome shotgun sequence genome includes a region encoding these proteins:
- the LOC135373374 gene encoding uncharacterized protein LOC135373374, which produces MVERFNRTILQHLSLFVADNHRNWDDLIPLFLLSYRTAVREATQETPAMLLTGRELRLPSDLVFGRTPDSEAASSTGTYLRTLRARLDIVHKFARDRMRQAFTRMKTRYDLRANGGGFSEGQLVWLYNPVRRRGLSPKFQRPWQGPFTVMKRLNDVVYRLRRPGRSRPVVVHLDRLAPYRGPANNQHPRDVAPHPSGEEGE; this is translated from the coding sequence ATGGTCGAGCGGTTCAATCGCACGATACTTCAACACCTGAGCCTGTTTGTGGCCGATAATCACAGGAACTGGGACGACCTCATACCCCTCTTCCTCCTGTCCTACCGAACAGCAGTCCGCGAGGCTACCCAGGAGACACCAGCGATGCTGCTCACCGGTCGAGAGTTACGTCTTCCGAGTGACCTCGTGTTTGGTCGGACGCCTGACTCAGAGGCTGCCTCCAGCACCGGCACCTATCTTCGTACGCTACGCGCACGGTTGGACATCGTCCACAAGTTCGCTAGGGATCGCATGCGGCAGGCGTTTACACGCATGAAGACCCGGTATGACCTTCGTGCGAACGGTGGTGGGTTCTCGGAGGGACAGCTAGTCTGGCTGTACAACCCGGTGCGTAGACGCGGACTTTCGCCGAAGTTTCAGCGGCCGTGGCAAGGACCGTTCACTGTTATGAAGCGGCTGAATGACGTCGTGTACCGGCTCAGACGTCCGGGGCGATCCAGACCTGTAGTAGTTCACCTCGACCGTCTGGCGCCGTACCGAGGCCCTGCCAACAACCAACACCCTCGGGATGTCGCTCCGCATCCTTCGGGAGAGGAGGGGGAGTAG